In Sphaeramia orbicularis chromosome 15, fSphaOr1.1, whole genome shotgun sequence, a single genomic region encodes these proteins:
- the znf318 gene encoding zinc finger protein 318 isoform X5, whose amino-acid sequence MYRGHPPPRGGYPPYEGRGPPPRPFPPPGSYRDDRTRPRTPYTPGHHEHGHPDPYRRSPPRRRYPSPASGRDRGPEYWPGGPPRDSPPSPPRTTPLDHNLVITVGNEHIGPPGSTSSHHHDRDYPPRSEYKRSRSRGRSRPRSHSRGRSPDRSRAKSRGRSKSRAHSRSWSRSRSRSRSRGRSRRRSYSKAKSSGRSKSRHRSRSVSSSSSSRSNSVDPKEFRERKQFHELETARRRKELEAMLNQPTKSILKKRTDSEDSPSVRSMDSPRVSESSICRVADQLLQAVKGMEPHAVAAMLTQLQSDPRMAQKAGLDAEIKEILALLGGAKPPVKATNDIDDEEQFLYGDSEDPQPGVSEPVRSHLELYGDVTEDSLYGDYPPQKPATSQPYGLPTGASPHLQAPPPTAEADLRYVSRPPLVSDQNITVQVSNTSVPPGTEPLEDSERQALEEYEKIQDLLKTIGLDLGVAEISKMAARTKERLHGNKPPKTPTRRRYSSASSDDSGHSCGRRRRSHSGSSSSSSRSRSRGRGRADSWSSDDSRRKSSAPSTKETKAELAPPTKKEPHPPQTPDPPVPPHAMSIPSYPPSHSMVPPNYPPPGYGQYGNYLSYMHQQWPPMYPPPCMTLPPQTPDEYPPTLPYKQYSSPAPKQLLPPKVSDAEKVGVKLQDRVSEEQNNESQKQKVLEEREKLKQDRDIRMKKKEYLMKELERLRKQQGELLRKKRREKDGHKDPLLQEIGHLQEDVMKQISNLRKEHEAAEKKRNEIEKVALILGLNPSDRPRPPTTSRSTERQEDQPPPQKKKREAQPSPEGRPGGSSTSMKQISSAPPQASSDKPPAPSVTAPPPAQAPPPTPPLELFEYYDAGNHWCKNCNVTSGSMFDFFTHLHSKMHRKTLDPYDRPWASTPTKITKSQPSEEKQTKPAKGSEFMVPVRGFFCLLCKEFYGDAICAEEHVTIHAHNEKYKKQMYENPLYEQRRNLDRQAGLALEAGGKKRKHDDDDKGKEKEDKSKHKKDKKDKKKEEEQDSHKDEKLKVKNEEEAKPSKKGEEVKKPKKQEDEYEDKPKHNKDDKNRHSRDEDEKEKFRRDEEDRRKYSREEEYRHRYRSSDDDRYSNRSKYGPRGDEDKYKYDKYSDSRSKLESKPDKDGSKKSEAAKPTEKPQDNKQSEPPPKPYDPPKIFCGPSPAMRAKLRKQSQEAGKLSPAATAMVASFGKFTWKKKENQLAKEAQKVAAEFMKEDEAAANKTPAPVEDCFAKSVAVAKEIAQKLSAQPSTVRPWASNGANKWKIRPNLPAPAATMKKTTMMGKPAPLNTFLSIRPQTQNTTQSVPESPQKNDSQTLHPSANDPIFPILQTDTFIVPDPPKDKVPKTPTSAANTQTQPVTTTPVTPLPTGPSPARVSTQTSIPAPPMSKPVVNIAPPVTKPVPTALAPAPSAKLQQSTMVKVVSDVAAPGVPENEQTRTVFVKPPPFMNIGDGGSKSEKTLKSNMAAAKAQDLFGIFYSSIGQSGPSSMLKPAIDTRTTTSKGSVTPQQPPKPQPEPQNPPKVQATPQPESNKSQPQTHPESNQSEPRTHSESNKLEPQTPPESKKSEPQTPPESNESQSPSQLESELQITSVWSLNEPEVSPSKSTSQTDLTQTKPSPSQNQTGLPELNQAPQTKPEPQKEPQPDQDTKHLTETSPDPPSEPEPKPGPKTRGKTTPTKKKTAPATTRPVRQTRYQTRRQQQQQQPSPEPEPVSGESSESKDLEESDPGTGSGSQQVEDDVQVIEVTPETLGLPSDMTSLNFDYDFNFE is encoded by the exons ATGTACCGCGGCCACCCCCCGCCCAGAGGAGGCTATCCGCCTTACGAAGGCCGCGGCCCGCCGCCGAGGCCTTTTCCTCCCCCGGGGAGCTACCGGGACGACCGGACCCGACCTAGAACCCCCTACACCCCCGGACACCACGAACACGGACACCCAGATCCTTACCGCCGCTCCCCGCCCCGCAGGAGGTACCCCTCCCCCGCGTCGGGACGGGACCGCGGCCCCGAGTACTGGCCTGGAGGTCCACCCAGAGAC AGTCCTCCGTCCCCACCAAGGACGACTCCTCTCGACCATAACCTGGTCATCACCGTTGGCAACGAGCACATTGGACCACCAGGCTCCACCTCCTCGCATCACCATGACAG AGACTACCCTCCTCGATCTGAATACAAGCGCAGCCGCAGCAGGGGGCGGAGCCGGCCACGCAGCCACAGTCGGGGACGGAGTCCAGACCGGAGCCGGGCCAAGAGCCGAG GTCGCAGCAAGAGCCGAGCCCATAgtaggtcctggtccaggtccaggtcaagATCCAGGTCCAGAGGGCGAAGCCGGCGGCGGAGCTACAGTAAGGCCAAGAGCAGCGGTCGCAGTAAGAGTCGCCATAGGAGTCGGAGCGTGAGCAGCAGCAGCTCAAGCCGAAGCAACAGCGTTGACCCAAAAGAGTTCCGCGAGCGAAAACAGTTCCACGAACTGGAGACAGCGAGACGCAGGAAAGAACTGGAGGCCATGTTGAATCAGCCCACGAAATCCATCCTGAAGAAACGCACTGATTCTGAGGATTCGCCGTCCGTCAGG agTATGGACTCTCCCAGAGTGTCCGAGTCCAGTATCTGTCGCGTGGCTGATCAGCTGCTTCAGGCCGTTAAAGGCATGGAGCCTCACGCCGTAGCTGCTATGTTGACCCAGCTCCAGTCCGACCCGCGGATGGCCCAGAAAGCCGGTCTGGATGCCGAGATCAAGGAGATCCTGGCCCTACTGGGTGGGGCCAAACCTCCGGTGAAGGCCACCAATGATATAGACGATGAGGAACAGTTCCTGTACGGCGACTCAGAGGATCCGCAGCCAGGGGTGTCGGAGCCGGTCCGGTCCCACCTGGAGCTTTACGGAGATGTGACTGAGGACTCGCTGTACGGAGACTATCCACCCCAGAAACCTGCCACCAGCCAGCCCTACGGCCTCCCAACAGGGGCCAGCCCTCACTTGCAGGCTCCGCCCCCCACAGCAGAGGCGGACCTGAGGTATGTGAGCCGGCCCCCCTTGGTCTCAGACCAGAACATCACGGTCCAGGTGTCAAACACCAGCGTCCCGCCGGGAACAGAGCCTCTGGAGGACAGCGAACGCCAGGCACTAGAAGAGTACGAGAAGATCCAGGACCTGCTGAAGACCATCGGCTTGGACCTGGGCGTGGCCGAGATCAGCAAGATGGCTGCCAGAACCAAAGAGCGTCTCCATGGAAACAAACCACCGAAAACACCCACTCGCCGCCGTTACTCGTCTGCAAG CTCCGATGACAGCGGTCACAGCTGTGGACGCAGGAGGCGGAGCCACAGCGGcagctccagcagcagcagccggaGTCGCAGTCGAGGGCGGGGCCGAGCCGACAGCTGGAGCAGCGACGACAGTCGTAGGAAGAGCTCAGCACCGTCCACAAAAGAGACAAAGGCAGAGCTGGCACCCCCCACTAAAAAAGAACCGCACCCTCCACAGACACCTGATCCTCCAGTGCCCCCCCATGCCATGTCTATTCCCTCCTACCCTCCTTCCCACAGCATGGTGCCCCCTAACTACCCCCCGCCGGGCTATGGGCAGTATGGGAACTACCTGTCTTACATGCACCAGCAGTGGCCACCCATGTACCCACCCCCCTGCATGACCCTGCCCCCCCAGACCCCAGATGAGTACCCACCCACTCTGCCATACAAACAGTACAGCAGCCCCGCCCCCAAGCAGCTGCTACCACCTAAAG TTTCAGACGCAGAGAAGGTCGGTGTTAAACTTCAGGACAGAGTCTCTGAGGAGCAGAACAACGAGAgtcagaaacagaag GTgctggaggagagagagaagctGAAGCAGGACCGGGACATCCGGATGAAGAAGAAGGAGTACCTAATGAAGGAGTTGGAGAGACTCCGCAAGCAGCAAG GTGAGCTGCTCAGGAAGAAGCGCCGGGAAAAGGATGGACACAAAGATCCTCTGCTTCAGGAGATCGGCCATCTGCAGGAAGACGTCATGAAGCAAATCTCTAACTTGCGCAAAGAACATGAGGCCGCCGAAAAGAAACGCAACGAAATCGAAAAGGTGGCGCTCATCCTCGGTCTAAACCCGTCAGACCGACCGCGACCGCCAACAACCAGCAGATCCACTGAACGCCAGGAGGACCAGCCGCCACCACAAAAGAAGAAACGGGAGGCGCAGCCAAGCCCAGAAGGTCGACCAGGCGGAAGCAGCACCAGTATGAAG CAGATATCTTCAGCACCGCCACAAGCATCCTCAGACAAGCCTCCAGCTCCGTCCGTCACAGCCCCGCCTCCGGCTCAGGCCCCACCACCGACCCCACCCCTGGAACTCTTCGAATACTATGATGCAGGAAACCACTGGTGTAAAAACTGTAACGTCACCTCTGGTTCCATGTTTGATTTTTTCACACACTTACACAGCAAAATGCACCGAAAG ACTCTGGACCCATATGACCGGCCCTGGGCCTCCACACCGACCAAAATCACTAAGAGCCAGCCATCGGAGGAGAAGCAGACCAAACCAGCTAAAG GTTCAGAGTTCATGGTGCCCGTTAGAGGATTCTTCTGCCTGCTGTGTAAAGAGTTTTATGGAGACGCCATCTGTGCAGAGGAGCACGTCACCATACATGCTCACAACGAGAAGTACAAG AAACAGATGTACGAGAACCCTTTGTACGAACAGAGGAGGAACCTGGATCGGCAGGCAGGGCTGGCGCTGGAGGCCGGCGGAAAGAAACGCAAACATGACGACGATGACAAAGGCAAAGAAAAAGAGGACAAGTCCAAACACAAGAAGGACAAAAAGgacaagaagaaggaggaggagcaggacagTCACAAGGATGAGAAGTTAAAAGTGAAGAATGAGGAGGAGGCAAAGCCAAGCAAGAAGGGGGAGGAAGTAAAAAAACCTAAGAAGCAGGAGGACGAGTATGAAGACAAGCCTAAGCACAACAAGGACGATAAAAACCGTCACAGCCGTGACGAAGACGAGAAAGAAAAATTCAGGAGAGATGAGGAAGATCGACGCAAGTACAGCCGAGAGGAAGAATATCGCCACAGGTATCGTAGCTCTGATGATGACCGGTACAGTAACCGGTCTAAATATGGTCCCAGAGGCGACGAGGACAAGTATAAGTATGACAAATATTCAGATTCCAGATCCAAACTTGAATCGAAACCTGATAAAGACGGTTCCAAAAAGTCTGAAGCAGCAAAACCAACTGAAAAACCACAGGACAACAAACAGTCAGAGCCTCCACCCAAACCATACGACCCCCCCAAGATCTTCTGTGGACCCAGTCCAGCCATGAGGGCGAAGCTCCGTAAGCAGAGCCAGGAGGCTGGCAAACTGTCACCTGCAGCCACAGCAATGGTAGCTTCATTTGGGAAGTTCACctggaagaagaaggagaaccaACTGGCGAAGGAGGCACAGAAAGTGGCAGCAGAGTTTATGAAAGAAGACGAAGCCGCTGCCAACAAGACGCCAGCTCCCGTTGAAGATTGTTTTGCGAAATCCGTGGCTGTTGCAAAAGAAATTGCACAGAAGCTGTCAGCGCAACCCAGCACAGTGCGGCCCTGGGCATCCAATGGTGCCAATAAGTGGAAGATCCGGCCCAACCTCCCCGCACCTGCTGCCACCATGAAGAAGACCACCATGATGGGAAAACCCGCACCTTTGAACACTTTCCTCTCCATCAGACCTCAAACCCAAAACACCACCCAAAGTGTACCAGAGTCACCTCAAAAAAATGATTCCCAAACATTGCATCCTTCAGCCAATGACCCCATATTCCCAATTCTTCAAACTGACACTTTCATAGTCCCAGATCCTCCAAAAGATAAAGTCCCCAAAACTCCCACATCCGCTGCAAACACCCAGACTCAACCTGTGACCACCACCCCAGTTACACCTCTACCCACAGGGCCCAGTCCAGCTCGGGTCTCCACACAGACCTCCATACCTGCTCCACCCATGTCCAAACCTGTGGTTAACATCGCACCACCCGTGACCAAACCTGTACCAACGGCGCTGGCTCCTGCTCCATCTGCCAAACTACAACAATCCACCATGGTAAAGGTCGTGTCCGATGTAGCGGCACCAGGAGTCCCTGAAAACGAGCAAACCCGGACAGTGTTTGTTAAACCGCCACCTTTTATGAACATAGGTGATGGAGGCAGCAAGTCTGAGAAGACTCTGAAGAGTAACATGGCTGCAGCCAAAGCCCAGGACTTATTTGGCATCTTCTACAGTAGCATCGGCCAATCAGGGCCCTCCTCCATGTTAAAACCAGCTATTGACACCAGAACCACCACCAGTAAAGGCTCGGTAACTCCCCAACAACCACCAAAACCACAACCTGAGCCCCAAAATCCCCCTAAGGTTCAAGCAACACCACAACCAGAATCCAACAAATCACAACCACAAACCCATCCAGAATCTAACCAATCTGAGCCACGAACCCATTCGGAATCCAACAAATTAGAACCACAAACCCCTCCAGAATCCAAAAAATCAGAGCCACAAACCCCTCCAGAATCCAACGAATCACAGTCCCCTTCCCAACTGGAGTCAGAACTTCAGATCACGTCAGTCTGGTCCTTAAATGAGCcggaagtgtctccatccaaaaGTACTTCACAGACTGATTTGACCCAAACAAAACCATCACCCTCTCAAAACCAAACTGGACTCCCTGAACTCAATCAAGCTCCTCAGACCAAGCCAGAACCTCAAAAAGAACCCCAGCCAGACCAGGACACCAAGCATCTCACTGAAACCTCTCCTGACCCACCTTCAGAACCAGAACCCAAACCTGGTCCAAAAACAAGAGGCAAAACAACACCAACGAAGAAGAAAACTGCTCCGGCCACCACACGGCCTGTCCGACAAACCCGTTACCAGACCcgacggcagcagcagcagcagcagcctagTCCGGAACCTGAGCCAGTCTCAGGGGAGTCATCTGAATCAAAGGACCTGGAGGAGTCGGATCCTGGGACTGGATCCGGGTCCCAGCAGGTGGAGGACGATGTTCAGGTGATTGAGGTCACACCTGAGACCCTGGGCCTCCCATCCGACATGACGTCGTTGAACTTTGACTATGATTTTAATTTTGAGTGA
- the znf318 gene encoding zinc finger protein 318 isoform X4 yields the protein MYRGHPPPRGGYPPYEGRGPPPRPFPPPGSYRDDRTRPRTPYTPGHHEHGHPDPYRRSPPRRRYPSPASGRDRGPEYWPGGPPRDSPPSPPRTTPLDHNLVITVGNEHIGPPGSTSSHHHDRDYPPRSEYKRSRSRGRSRPRSHSRGRSPDRSRAKSRGRSKSRPRSQERSPDRSRAKSRGRSKSRAHSRSWSRSRSRSRSRGRSRRRSYSKAKSSGRSKSRHRSRSVSSSSSSRSNSVDPKEFRERKQFHELETARRRKELEAMLNQPTKSILKKRTDSEDSPSVRSMDSPRVSESSICRVADQLLQAVKGMEPHAVAAMLTQLQSDPRMAQKAGLDAEIKEILALLGGAKPPVKATNDIDDEEQFLYGDSEDPQPGVSEPVRSHLELYGDVTEDSLYGDYPPQKPATSQPYGLPTGASPHLQAPPPTAEADLRYVSRPPLVSDQNITVQVSNTSVPPGTEPLEDSERQALEEYEKIQDLLKTIGLDLGVAEISKMAARTKERLHGNKPPKTPTRRRYSSASSDDSGHSCGRRRRSHSGSSSSSSRSRSRGRGRADSWSSDDSRRKSSAPSTKETKAELAPPTKKEPHPPQTPDPPVPPHAMSIPSYPPSHSMVPPNYPPPGYGQYGNYLSYMHQQWPPMYPPPCMTLPPQTPDEYPPTLPYKQYSSPAPKQLLPPKVSDAEKVGVKLQDRVSEEQNNESQKQKVLEEREKLKQDRDIRMKKKEYLMKELERLRKQQGELLRKKRREKDGHKDPLLQEIGHLQEDVMKQISNLRKEHEAAEKKRNEIEKVALILGLNPSDRPRPPTTSRSTERQEDQPPPQKKKREAQPSPEGRPGGSSTSMKQISSAPPQASSDKPPAPSVTAPPPAQAPPPTPPLELFEYYDAGNHWCKNCNVTSGSMFDFFTHLHSKMHRKTLDPYDRPWASTPTKITKSQPSEEKQTKPAKGSEFMVPVRGFFCLLCKEFYGDAICAEEHVTIHAHNEKYKKQMYENPLYEQRRNLDRQAGLALEAGGKKRKHDDDDKGKEKEDKSKHKKDKKDKKKEEEQDSHKDEKLKVKNEEEAKPSKKGEEVKKPKKQEDEYEDKPKHNKDDKNRHSRDEDEKEKFRRDEEDRRKYSREEEYRHRYRSSDDDRYSNRSKYGPRGDEDKYKYDKYSDSRSKLESKPDKDGSKKSEAAKPTEKPQDNKQSEPPPKPYDPPKIFCGPSPAMRAKLRKQSQEAGKLSPAATAMVASFGKFTWKKKENQLAKEAQKVAAEFMKEDEAAANKTPAPVEDCFAKSVAVAKEIAQKLSAQPSTVRPWASNGANKWKIRPNLPAPAATMKKTTMMGKPAPLNTFLSIRPQTQNTTQSVPESPQKNDSQTLHPSANDPIFPILQTDTFIVPDPPKDKVPKTPTSAANTQTQPVTTTPVTPLPTGPSPARVSTQTSIPAPPMSKPVVNIAPPVTKPVPTALAPAPSAKLQQSTMVKVVSDVAAPGVPENEQTRTVFVKPPPFMNIGDGGSKSEKTLKSNMAAAKAQDLFGIFYSSIGQSGPSSMLKPAIDTRTTTSKGSVTPQQPPKPQPEPQNPPKVQATPQPESNKSQPQTHPESNQSEPRTHSESNKLEPQTPPESKKSEPQTPPESNESQSPSQLESELQITSVWSLNEPEVSPSKSTSQTDLTQTKPSPSQNQTGLPELNQAPQTKPEPQKEPQPDQDTKHLTETSPDPPSEPEPKPGPKTRGKTTPTKKKTAPATTRPVRQTRYQTRRQQQQQQPSPEPEPVSGESSESKDLEESDPGTGSGSQQVEDDVQVIEVTPETLGLPSDMTSLNFDYDFNFE from the exons ATGTACCGCGGCCACCCCCCGCCCAGAGGAGGCTATCCGCCTTACGAAGGCCGCGGCCCGCCGCCGAGGCCTTTTCCTCCCCCGGGGAGCTACCGGGACGACCGGACCCGACCTAGAACCCCCTACACCCCCGGACACCACGAACACGGACACCCAGATCCTTACCGCCGCTCCCCGCCCCGCAGGAGGTACCCCTCCCCCGCGTCGGGACGGGACCGCGGCCCCGAGTACTGGCCTGGAGGTCCACCCAGAGAC AGTCCTCCGTCCCCACCAAGGACGACTCCTCTCGACCATAACCTGGTCATCACCGTTGGCAACGAGCACATTGGACCACCAGGCTCCACCTCCTCGCATCACCATGACAG AGACTACCCTCCTCGATCTGAATACAAGCGCAGCCGCAGCAGGGGGCGGAGCCGGCCACGCAGCCACAGTCGGGGACGGAGTCCAGACCGGAGCCGGGCCAAGAGCCGAGGTCGCAGCAAGAGCCGGCCCCGCAGCCAGGAGCGGAGTCCGGACCGGAGCCGGGCCAAGAGCCGAG GTCGCAGCAAGAGCCGAGCCCATAgtaggtcctggtccaggtccaggtcaagATCCAGGTCCAGAGGGCGAAGCCGGCGGCGGAGCTACAGTAAGGCCAAGAGCAGCGGTCGCAGTAAGAGTCGCCATAGGAGTCGGAGCGTGAGCAGCAGCAGCTCAAGCCGAAGCAACAGCGTTGACCCAAAAGAGTTCCGCGAGCGAAAACAGTTCCACGAACTGGAGACAGCGAGACGCAGGAAAGAACTGGAGGCCATGTTGAATCAGCCCACGAAATCCATCCTGAAGAAACGCACTGATTCTGAGGATTCGCCGTCCGTCAGG agTATGGACTCTCCCAGAGTGTCCGAGTCCAGTATCTGTCGCGTGGCTGATCAGCTGCTTCAGGCCGTTAAAGGCATGGAGCCTCACGCCGTAGCTGCTATGTTGACCCAGCTCCAGTCCGACCCGCGGATGGCCCAGAAAGCCGGTCTGGATGCCGAGATCAAGGAGATCCTGGCCCTACTGGGTGGGGCCAAACCTCCGGTGAAGGCCACCAATGATATAGACGATGAGGAACAGTTCCTGTACGGCGACTCAGAGGATCCGCAGCCAGGGGTGTCGGAGCCGGTCCGGTCCCACCTGGAGCTTTACGGAGATGTGACTGAGGACTCGCTGTACGGAGACTATCCACCCCAGAAACCTGCCACCAGCCAGCCCTACGGCCTCCCAACAGGGGCCAGCCCTCACTTGCAGGCTCCGCCCCCCACAGCAGAGGCGGACCTGAGGTATGTGAGCCGGCCCCCCTTGGTCTCAGACCAGAACATCACGGTCCAGGTGTCAAACACCAGCGTCCCGCCGGGAACAGAGCCTCTGGAGGACAGCGAACGCCAGGCACTAGAAGAGTACGAGAAGATCCAGGACCTGCTGAAGACCATCGGCTTGGACCTGGGCGTGGCCGAGATCAGCAAGATGGCTGCCAGAACCAAAGAGCGTCTCCATGGAAACAAACCACCGAAAACACCCACTCGCCGCCGTTACTCGTCTGCAAG CTCCGATGACAGCGGTCACAGCTGTGGACGCAGGAGGCGGAGCCACAGCGGcagctccagcagcagcagccggaGTCGCAGTCGAGGGCGGGGCCGAGCCGACAGCTGGAGCAGCGACGACAGTCGTAGGAAGAGCTCAGCACCGTCCACAAAAGAGACAAAGGCAGAGCTGGCACCCCCCACTAAAAAAGAACCGCACCCTCCACAGACACCTGATCCTCCAGTGCCCCCCCATGCCATGTCTATTCCCTCCTACCCTCCTTCCCACAGCATGGTGCCCCCTAACTACCCCCCGCCGGGCTATGGGCAGTATGGGAACTACCTGTCTTACATGCACCAGCAGTGGCCACCCATGTACCCACCCCCCTGCATGACCCTGCCCCCCCAGACCCCAGATGAGTACCCACCCACTCTGCCATACAAACAGTACAGCAGCCCCGCCCCCAAGCAGCTGCTACCACCTAAAG TTTCAGACGCAGAGAAGGTCGGTGTTAAACTTCAGGACAGAGTCTCTGAGGAGCAGAACAACGAGAgtcagaaacagaag GTgctggaggagagagagaagctGAAGCAGGACCGGGACATCCGGATGAAGAAGAAGGAGTACCTAATGAAGGAGTTGGAGAGACTCCGCAAGCAGCAAG GTGAGCTGCTCAGGAAGAAGCGCCGGGAAAAGGATGGACACAAAGATCCTCTGCTTCAGGAGATCGGCCATCTGCAGGAAGACGTCATGAAGCAAATCTCTAACTTGCGCAAAGAACATGAGGCCGCCGAAAAGAAACGCAACGAAATCGAAAAGGTGGCGCTCATCCTCGGTCTAAACCCGTCAGACCGACCGCGACCGCCAACAACCAGCAGATCCACTGAACGCCAGGAGGACCAGCCGCCACCACAAAAGAAGAAACGGGAGGCGCAGCCAAGCCCAGAAGGTCGACCAGGCGGAAGCAGCACCAGTATGAAG CAGATATCTTCAGCACCGCCACAAGCATCCTCAGACAAGCCTCCAGCTCCGTCCGTCACAGCCCCGCCTCCGGCTCAGGCCCCACCACCGACCCCACCCCTGGAACTCTTCGAATACTATGATGCAGGAAACCACTGGTGTAAAAACTGTAACGTCACCTCTGGTTCCATGTTTGATTTTTTCACACACTTACACAGCAAAATGCACCGAAAG ACTCTGGACCCATATGACCGGCCCTGGGCCTCCACACCGACCAAAATCACTAAGAGCCAGCCATCGGAGGAGAAGCAGACCAAACCAGCTAAAG GTTCAGAGTTCATGGTGCCCGTTAGAGGATTCTTCTGCCTGCTGTGTAAAGAGTTTTATGGAGACGCCATCTGTGCAGAGGAGCACGTCACCATACATGCTCACAACGAGAAGTACAAG AAACAGATGTACGAGAACCCTTTGTACGAACAGAGGAGGAACCTGGATCGGCAGGCAGGGCTGGCGCTGGAGGCCGGCGGAAAGAAACGCAAACATGACGACGATGACAAAGGCAAAGAAAAAGAGGACAAGTCCAAACACAAGAAGGACAAAAAGgacaagaagaaggaggaggagcaggacagTCACAAGGATGAGAAGTTAAAAGTGAAGAATGAGGAGGAGGCAAAGCCAAGCAAGAAGGGGGAGGAAGTAAAAAAACCTAAGAAGCAGGAGGACGAGTATGAAGACAAGCCTAAGCACAACAAGGACGATAAAAACCGTCACAGCCGTGACGAAGACGAGAAAGAAAAATTCAGGAGAGATGAGGAAGATCGACGCAAGTACAGCCGAGAGGAAGAATATCGCCACAGGTATCGTAGCTCTGATGATGACCGGTACAGTAACCGGTCTAAATATGGTCCCAGAGGCGACGAGGACAAGTATAAGTATGACAAATATTCAGATTCCAGATCCAAACTTGAATCGAAACCTGATAAAGACGGTTCCAAAAAGTCTGAAGCAGCAAAACCAACTGAAAAACCACAGGACAACAAACAGTCAGAGCCTCCACCCAAACCATACGACCCCCCCAAGATCTTCTGTGGACCCAGTCCAGCCATGAGGGCGAAGCTCCGTAAGCAGAGCCAGGAGGCTGGCAAACTGTCACCTGCAGCCACAGCAATGGTAGCTTCATTTGGGAAGTTCACctggaagaagaaggagaaccaACTGGCGAAGGAGGCACAGAAAGTGGCAGCAGAGTTTATGAAAGAAGACGAAGCCGCTGCCAACAAGACGCCAGCTCCCGTTGAAGATTGTTTTGCGAAATCCGTGGCTGTTGCAAAAGAAATTGCACAGAAGCTGTCAGCGCAACCCAGCACAGTGCGGCCCTGGGCATCCAATGGTGCCAATAAGTGGAAGATCCGGCCCAACCTCCCCGCACCTGCTGCCACCATGAAGAAGACCACCATGATGGGAAAACCCGCACCTTTGAACACTTTCCTCTCCATCAGACCTCAAACCCAAAACACCACCCAAAGTGTACCAGAGTCACCTCAAAAAAATGATTCCCAAACATTGCATCCTTCAGCCAATGACCCCATATTCCCAATTCTTCAAACTGACACTTTCATAGTCCCAGATCCTCCAAAAGATAAAGTCCCCAAAACTCCCACATCCGCTGCAAACACCCAGACTCAACCTGTGACCACCACCCCAGTTACACCTCTACCCACAGGGCCCAGTCCAGCTCGGGTCTCCACACAGACCTCCATACCTGCTCCACCCATGTCCAAACCTGTGGTTAACATCGCACCACCCGTGACCAAACCTGTACCAACGGCGCTGGCTCCTGCTCCATCTGCCAAACTACAACAATCCACCATGGTAAAGGTCGTGTCCGATGTAGCGGCACCAGGAGTCCCTGAAAACGAGCAAACCCGGACAGTGTTTGTTAAACCGCCACCTTTTATGAACATAGGTGATGGAGGCAGCAAGTCTGAGAAGACTCTGAAGAGTAACATGGCTGCAGCCAAAGCCCAGGACTTATTTGGCATCTTCTACAGTAGCATCGGCCAATCAGGGCCCTCCTCCATGTTAAAACCAGCTATTGACACCAGAACCACCACCAGTAAAGGCTCGGTAACTCCCCAACAACCACCAAAACCACAACCTGAGCCCCAAAATCCCCCTAAGGTTCAAGCAACACCACAACCAGAATCCAACAAATCACAACCACAAACCCATCCAGAATCTAACCAATCTGAGCCACGAACCCATTCGGAATCCAACAAATTAGAACCACAAACCCCTCCAGAATCCAAAAAATCAGAGCCACAAACCCCTCCAGAATCCAACGAATCACAGTCCCCTTCCCAACTGGAGTCAGAACTTCAGATCACGTCAGTCTGGTCCTTAAATGAGCcggaagtgtctccatccaaaaGTACTTCACAGACTGATTTGACCCAAACAAAACCATCACCCTCTCAAAACCAAACTGGACTCCCTGAACTCAATCAAGCTCCTCAGACCAAGCCAGAACCTCAAAAAGAACCCCAGCCAGACCAGGACACCAAGCATCTCACTGAAACCTCTCCTGACCCACCTTCAGAACCAGAACCCAAACCTGGTCCAAAAACAAGAGGCAAAACAACACCAACGAAGAAGAAAACTGCTCCGGCCACCACACGGCCTGTCCGACAAACCCGTTACCAGACCcgacggcagcagcagcagcagcagcctagTCCGGAACCTGAGCCAGTCTCAGGGGAGTCATCTGAATCAAAGGACCTGGAGGAGTCGGATCCTGGGACTGGATCCGGGTCCCAGCAGGTGGAGGACGATGTTCAGGTGATTGAGGTCACACCTGAGACCCTGGGCCTCCCATCCGACATGACGTCGTTGAACTTTGACTATGATTTTAATTTTGAGTGA